The following coding sequences are from one Gigantopelta aegis isolate Gae_Host chromosome 15, Gae_host_genome, whole genome shotgun sequence window:
- the LOC121389967 gene encoding urease accessory protein D-like encodes MPCNGPGVGCVILKSAHAACGECPEQAHGYCQSDAVKVQHAYPLKIIIPQYANQSNCKWIYPVTFGGGLVGGDHINLDIMIGCHCCGLVTSTESLKIYKCDDNTVTRQTARYTVEDHSLLCVIADPVVCFRESNFIQDQVIRMTSQSNVVFLDWTLGGRVSLDELWTFQSYTTKLSIYVDGRLVLKESSQLKDTPFQSVVQSMGVYQVTGFCVVLGTQVKHVTQHLHELYGKPYNIGDKMHTDVICTISPLSYTVNNTQIAGCYVRFLAASTNKAYSLVRQMIEPLTEVLGGEPLNRTG; translated from the exons ATGCCTTGCAATGGACCAGGAGTTGGGTGTGTCATCCTGAAGTCTGCTCATGCAGCATGCGGGGAATGTCCAGAACAGGCTCATGGCTATTGTCAAAGTGATGCTGTGAAAGTGCAGCACGCTTACCCA ttgaaaattattattCCCCAGTATGCCAATCAAAGTAACTGTAAGTGGATTTATCCAGTCACATTTGGAGGTGGATTGGTGGGTGGTGACCACATCAATCTGGATATTATGATTGGCTGTCACTGTTGTGGACTGGTCACAAGTACAGAATCACTCAAG ATATACAAGTGTGATGACAACACCGTGACGCGACAAACCGCGCGGTACACTGTGGAAGACCACAGCCTGCTCTGTGTGATTGCTGACCCTGTCGTCTGCTTTAGGGAGTCCAATTTTATACAGGACCAG GTGATACGTATGACATCTCAGAGTAACGTGGTGTTCTTGGATTGGACTCTTGGCGGTCGGGTCTCTCTCGATGAACTCTGGACATTCCAAAG CTATACAACGAAGCTATCCATCTATGTTGATGGCAGGCTTGTTCTGAAGGAGTCGAGTCAGCTTAAAGACACACCTTTCCAGAGTGTCGTTCAGTCGATGGGCGTGTATCAG GTGACCGGTTTCTGTGTGGTGCTAGGTACACAAGTAAAACACGTGACTCAACACCTTCACGAGCTCTATGGAAAACCATACAACATTG gTGATAAGATGCACACGGACGTGATCTGTACGATTAGTCCCCTGTCTTACACTGTAAACAACACACAGATAGCAGGCTGTTATGTACGCTTTCTGGCAGCCTCAACCAACAAG